In the Drosophila takahashii strain IR98-3 E-12201 chromosome 3R, DtakHiC1v2, whole genome shotgun sequence genome, one interval contains:
- the LOC108056178 gene encoding uncharacterized protein, with protein MCTGKEYLELVSLFVQAKPPKSQELRPCHQHELLLQLLGRRKEPLTKGQLADLLWNVTSGPTKRKKSSRSRRQCGGMEQQQETEPTDIEVVFGCREKTPPSSIGHRGWGRSRIEWLRQLEAQQMQCYHAWQERAARVQAGSATAHKKDKEEKPRSRRKLPSLWALMPFSCGWDLAHDASCQDVTHRKKR; from the coding sequence ATGTGCACCGGGAAGGAATATCTGGAGCTGGTCAGCTTGTTCGTGCAGGCCAAGCCTCCCAAGTCCCAAGAGCTGAGGCCTTGCCACCAGCATGAGCTGCTCCTGCAACTCCTCGGCCGCCGCAAGGAGCCGCTAACCAAGGGACAACTGGCGGATCTACTCTGGAACGTGACCAGTGGGCCAACGAAGAGGAAGAAGTCCTCGAGGAGCAGGAGGCAGTGTGGCGGcatggagcagcagcaggaaacaGAGCCCACCGATATCGAAGTGGTGTTTGGCTGCCGCGAGAAGACCCCGCCCTCGTCCATTGGCCACCGAGGCTGGGGAAGATCACGCATCGAGTGGCTGCGCCAGCTGGAGGCTCAGCAAATGCAATGCTACCACGCCTGGCAGGAGCGGGCAGCCAGAGTCCAGGCAGGTAGCGCCACTGCCCACAAAAAGGACAAGGAAGAGAAACCCAGGAGCAGAAGGAAGCTGCCGAGCCTCTGGGCCCTGATGCCCTTCAGCTGTGGCTGGGACCTCGCCCACGATGCCAGCTGCCAGGACGTGACCCACCGCAAGAAGAGATGA
- the LOC108057060 gene encoding atrial natriuretic peptide receptor 3 produces MQISETNSERQIGKQNGTEGESLDLIEVPAVPSGRGVRINSVQISRPIPMLLLLVILVGLILGPRDSVANCREEPARDCEAICDASGRNCTIRALVLLPDDNMYQASLPRVLPILKVAEQQIRSKALIPPHIDFEWLAHDTKCDASLGVIKAMDGIIKQCAQVIFGPVCDYSLAAVSRITKYFNSQGTPLISVGGSTYDFEQKKTDCNDEFYMLLRTGMLSFETISELTINVMKRHNWSHSIFYYERDGQRSVAGMHTCFLMMKSLGKQMRNENMTFAQFPLEPNLTNRTEEMRREIGNKHASE; encoded by the exons ATGCAAATTAGTGAAACCAATTCGGAGAGACAAATTGGTAAACAAAATGGCACTGAAGGCGAATCACTCGATTTGATTGAAGTGCCAGCCGTTCCGAGTGGAAGAGGAGTCCGCATAAACAGTGTCCAAATTAGCAGACCCATCCCAATGCTCCTCCTGCTGGTCATCCTAGTTGGCCTTATTCTTGGCCCCAGGGATTCCGTGGCCAATTGCCGTGAGGAACCGGCTCGAGATTGCGAGGCCATTTGCGATGCGAGTGGCCGGAACTGCACGATCCGGGCCTTGGTCCTCCTGCCCGACGACAACATGTACCAGGCCTCACTGCCGCGCGTCCTGCCCATCCTCAAGGTGGCCGAGCAGCAGATCCGATCGAAGGCTCTGATACCACCACACATCGACTTCGAGTGGCTGGCCCACGACACCAAGTGCGACGCCTCGCTGGGAGTCATCAAGGCCATGGACGGCATCATCAAGCAGTGCGCCCAGGTGATCTTCGGACCCGTCTGCGATTACTCCCTGG cCGCTGTCAGCCGCATCACCAAGTACTTCAATAGCCAGGGCACTCCTCTCATCTCTGTTGGTGGCTCAACCTACGACTTTGAGCAGAAGAAAACGGATTGCAACGACGAGTTCTACATGCTGTTGCGCACGGGAATGCTCAGTTTCGAGACCATTTCCGAGCTGACCATAAACGTCATGAAGCG ACACAATTGGTCGCATTCAATCTTCTACTACGAACGGGATGGCCAGCGGAGTGTGGCGGGAATGCACACCTGCTTCCTCATGATGAAATCTCTGGGCAAACAAATGCGTAACGAGAACATGACATTCGCCCAGTTTCCACTTGAGCCTAACTTGACAAATCGCACGGAGGAAATGCGCCGAGAAATTGGCAATAAACATGCAAGTGAGTAG